One region of Candidatus Binatia bacterium genomic DNA includes:
- a CDS encoding CusA/CzcA family heavy metal efflux RND transporter, whose protein sequence is MIARLIEYAVNNRVLVLLLTGMLAAVGVWATYNIRLDAIPDLSDVQVIVVTEYPGQNPQVVDDQVTYPLASALLAVPGATYVRGYSMFELSFVYVLFEDGTDIYWARSRVLEYLNFARDRLPRGVEPKLGPDATGVGWVYQYVLYPGFYCAEHPGGIFHDPEADRWYATRDDAPAPQRASLRRVRGFERSGACPLTGTPLVSSNQDLSQLRSLQDWYLRYPLTAVPGVAEVAAIGGFVRQYQVVLDPVVLQAYRLPLRTVVDAVQRSNNDVGGSVIEQAENEYMVRSRAYLRGLDDLARVPVGVGDKGTPILLGDVATLAVGGESRRGVGEFDGIGEAVGGVVISRFGENAYRVIREARAKLEELEEGLPPGVFAVTTYDRSALIQRAVETLRRAVLEELAVVAVICLIFLAHVRSALVALLVLPVGLLVSILVMQLLGINANIMSLGGLALAIGVMVDSGVVMIENAHKHLEWEREQVARGEPPRGHVRVVLEAAQEVGPSLFFSLLIITVSFLPIFVLGEQSGRLFKPLAYTKTFAIAAGAILGVTVVPVLMVYLIRGRIPVEDRNPINRASVAIYAPAFRWVMRHPYVTLSVTLLLGASTLYPLRHIGEEFMPALDEGDLLYMPTTDPSIAIGTSRALLQQTDKLIKTFPEVATVHGKIGRADTATDPAPLSMIETVIQLHTEPERWRSRSVGYFFSGWPASLKWPFTATFWPERRRIDMDELKFGWTDADGTRHPGLNEVVSFPGLANAWPYPIENRINMLATGIKTPVGIKILGPDLQVLGELAERTATAMQTVPGTLSAYPERTLGGYYLDIDIDRGRAARYGLTTGDVQDVIQTAVGGMTVTTTVEGLERYPLNVRYARELRDDVPALRGVLVAAPTGAQVPLGEVADISINPGPPMIRSENAQRTAWVFVDIAGRDLGGYVEEAKRVAAEAVPMPPGYTRVWSGRFEYLEQANQRLRLVIPITLLLIVFLLYLANRSWLRVGVVLLAVPFSLIGAFWFLWALDYNMSLAVWVGIIALLGVDAETGQIMLLYLYGAFDQAKAEGRMRNRDDLFAAVYEGAVKRIRPKTMTVATDMIGLLPLLWATGTGADVTRRLVAPLIGGIAVSFLMELLVYPVVFTLAKRWELRREWAS, encoded by the coding sequence ATGATCGCCAGGCTCATTGAGTACGCGGTGAACAACCGCGTACTCGTCCTGTTGCTCACCGGGATGCTGGCGGCCGTCGGGGTCTGGGCGACGTACAACATTCGCCTCGACGCCATCCCCGATCTCTCCGACGTGCAGGTCATCGTCGTGACCGAGTACCCGGGGCAGAACCCGCAGGTTGTGGACGACCAGGTCACCTACCCTCTCGCGAGTGCGCTGCTGGCCGTCCCCGGGGCGACCTACGTCCGCGGCTACAGCATGTTCGAGCTGTCGTTCGTCTACGTGCTCTTCGAGGACGGCACCGACATCTACTGGGCGCGCAGCCGCGTCCTCGAATACCTCAACTTCGCGCGTGACCGCTTGCCGCGGGGGGTCGAGCCGAAGCTCGGGCCAGACGCGACGGGGGTGGGCTGGGTTTACCAGTACGTGCTGTATCCGGGGTTCTACTGCGCCGAGCACCCCGGCGGGATATTTCACGATCCGGAGGCCGACCGCTGGTACGCGACGCGCGACGATGCGCCGGCGCCGCAACGTGCGTCGTTGCGCCGCGTGCGGGGTTTCGAACGTTCCGGCGCGTGCCCGCTGACGGGAACGCCGCTGGTTTCGTCCAACCAGGACCTCAGTCAGCTTCGCAGCCTGCAGGACTGGTATCTTCGCTATCCGCTCACGGCGGTGCCCGGCGTGGCCGAGGTGGCAGCGATTGGCGGGTTCGTGCGCCAGTACCAGGTCGTGCTCGATCCGGTGGTGTTGCAGGCGTATCGGCTGCCGCTGCGCACCGTGGTCGACGCGGTGCAGCGCTCGAACAACGACGTCGGCGGCTCCGTCATCGAGCAGGCGGAAAACGAATACATGGTGCGCAGTCGTGCTTACCTGCGCGGCCTCGACGACCTGGCGCGGGTTCCCGTGGGAGTGGGCGATAAGGGCACGCCGATCCTGCTCGGCGACGTGGCGACGCTGGCGGTCGGTGGCGAGAGCCGCCGCGGTGTCGGCGAATTCGACGGTATTGGCGAAGCCGTCGGTGGGGTGGTCATTTCGCGCTTCGGTGAAAACGCCTATCGGGTGATTCGCGAAGCGCGCGCCAAACTCGAGGAGCTCGAGGAAGGCCTGCCGCCGGGCGTGTTCGCCGTCACCACGTACGACCGGTCGGCCCTCATTCAGCGGGCCGTCGAAACCCTGCGCCGCGCCGTTCTCGAGGAGCTCGCCGTGGTTGCCGTAATCTGTCTGATCTTCCTTGCCCATGTGCGCAGTGCCCTGGTGGCGCTGCTGGTGTTGCCGGTCGGCTTGCTGGTGTCGATCCTCGTCATGCAGCTACTCGGCATCAACGCGAACATCATGAGCCTCGGCGGCCTGGCACTGGCGATCGGCGTGATGGTGGACTCGGGCGTCGTCATGATCGAGAACGCCCACAAGCACCTCGAGTGGGAGCGGGAGCAAGTGGCGCGGGGGGAACCGCCGAGGGGCCACGTGCGGGTGGTACTCGAAGCGGCGCAGGAAGTCGGCCCGAGCCTGTTCTTCTCTTTGCTCATCATCACCGTGTCGTTCCTGCCGATCTTCGTCCTCGGCGAGCAGTCGGGCCGACTGTTCAAGCCGCTGGCGTACACGAAGACGTTTGCCATCGCCGCCGGGGCGATTCTGGGCGTAACCGTAGTGCCGGTGCTGATGGTCTACCTGATTCGCGGCCGCATCCCGGTGGAAGACCGCAACCCCATCAACCGTGCCTCGGTCGCCATATACGCACCGGCCTTCCGCTGGGTGATGCGGCACCCATACGTGACGCTGAGCGTGACGCTGCTGCTCGGGGCGTCGACGCTCTATCCGTTACGCCACATCGGCGAGGAGTTCATGCCGGCGCTCGACGAGGGCGATCTGCTGTACATGCCGACCACCGACCCGAGCATCGCCATCGGCACGAGTCGGGCGTTGTTGCAGCAGACCGACAAGCTCATCAAGACCTTTCCGGAGGTGGCGACGGTGCACGGGAAGATCGGCCGCGCCGACACCGCCACGGATCCGGCGCCTTTGTCGATGATCGAGACCGTCATCCAATTGCACACCGAGCCGGAACGCTGGCGGAGCCGGTCCGTCGGGTACTTCTTCTCCGGCTGGCCGGCGTCGCTGAAGTGGCCGTTTACGGCGACATTCTGGCCGGAGCGGCGCCGCATCGACATGGACGAGCTGAAGTTCGGCTGGACCGACGCGGACGGCACGCGGCATCCGGGACTGAACGAGGTCGTTAGCTTCCCCGGCCTGGCGAACGCCTGGCCATACCCGATCGAGAACCGCATCAACATGCTCGCCACCGGCATCAAGACGCCGGTGGGAATAAAGATTCTCGGCCCCGACCTGCAGGTTCTCGGCGAGCTCGCCGAACGCACGGCGACGGCGATGCAGACCGTGCCGGGAACGCTGAGCGCTTACCCGGAACGCACGCTCGGCGGCTACTACCTCGACATCGACATCGACCGTGGCCGGGCGGCGCGTTACGGCCTGACCACTGGCGACGTGCAGGACGTCATCCAGACGGCGGTCGGTGGTATGACCGTGACCACGACGGTCGAGGGCCTCGAGCGCTATCCACTCAACGTGCGGTACGCGCGGGAGCTGCGCGACGATGTTCCGGCGCTGCGGGGCGTGCTGGTCGCCGCGCCGACGGGCGCCCAGGTGCCGCTCGGCGAGGTGGCGGACATCAGCATCAACCCGGGACCGCCGATGATCCGCAGCGAGAACGCGCAACGGACGGCGTGGGTGTTCGTCGATATCGCCGGGCGCGATCTCGGCGGATACGTCGAAGAGGCAAAGCGGGTGGCGGCGGAAGCCGTGCCCATGCCGCCGGGCTACACGCGGGTGTGGTCCGGGCGTTTCGAGTATCTCGAGCAGGCGAACCAGCGCCTGCGGCTGGTTATCCCGATCACGTTGCTGCTGATCGTGTTCCTGCTGTACCTCGCCAATCGGAGCTGGCTCCGCGTTGGGGTGGTGTTGCTCGCCGTGCCGTTCAGCCTGATCGGTGCGTTCTGGTTCCTGTGGGCGCTGGATTACAACATGAGTCTGGCGGTGTGGGTCGGCATCATTGCGTTGTTAGGTGTCGACGCCGAGACCGGCCAGATCATGCTGCTCTATCTCTACGGAGCGTTCGATCAGGCGAAGGCGGAGGGACGCATGCGGAACCGGGACGACCTGTTCGCCGCCGTCTACGAGGGGGCGGTGAAACGAATCCGGCCCAAGACGATGACGGTGGCCACCGACATGATCGGGCTGCTGCCGCTGCTCTGGGCGACGGGGACTGGTGCGGACGTAACCCGGCGGCTGGTTGCCCCGCTGATCGGCGGCATCGCCGTAAGTTTTCTCATGGAACTGTTGGTGTATCCTGTTGTCTTCACACTGGCGAAGCGCTGGGAGCTGAGGCGGGAGTGGGCGTCATGA